ttgggaaaagatttgacaaagggaaaaatccaaatgttaaaaacgaagaatcggagttcaccattgttttcttctcgcttctctctgttcgtcgctcgaagaaaggggtagtttggccttttaaaaactgagaagcagaatttcataaattatgggtttgctacgaatttttgacgggaaaatgggtgcgcgcctgaacttttctgtccgtggatttgacagtggaaaaatctgggagaatgggtctccctgtagttttcacttgtaTATATCGCCCCACTTGGAAAAAGTCCTCGCTACAAAAGGAATCGCAAAAATAGATCTGAGTAGGAATTTCTAGGTTTTACCGTTTCAACTCCTCCAAATCCTGAATCTCTTCGTATTTCCATAGCTTGCTTACCCATTTACATAATCAATAAGGAGGTTTTGCTTGATTGTTTCCTTGAAGATACAGAAGAAGTGGGGTTGAATTTCCAGAAATTAAAGAtgatgtcttcttcttcttcaacaaagcAAAGTGGAGATGGAAAAGGTATGATTTCTGATAATAATGAAAATTCATCTCCATCAGCATATCTTACAGGTGGTAATATTGATACCCTAACACTTATTTTAACTCGATTACCACTAAAATCTCTACTTGTATTCAAATCTGTATCGAGACAGTGGTTATTTATAATAACAGATCCCCAATTTATCCACAAACATTTCCTTCAAAATCTTAAATTTTCAATCCCAGGAGTTTTCTGGGGCAATGATGGGACAATGTATCCAGGATTCAAACTCATGTATGACTACATCTCTTTTGATGGAAATCCGGACAATAATAGTCATGtcaatttgaaaaccctaaattctgaATTTGAGAGATTGCGTTTTAAGGTTCTGCAATCTTGCAATGGCTTACTCTTATTTCAGGACCGGCCCCATAGGGTAATCAGGGAAAGGCTCAGTTTAGGGCAGCAAAGCCCAGGGTCAGCAAAAGCCTGATTTTACACTAAGAGGTATTCTTAGAAATGAAAGAAATTTAGGGACTAACTGATGAACTACAAAAGTATTTGGAGGCAGGAGCTTATTTGATATTAATGTTTGGGGACTCATATCGATGATTCTTCTTTAAACTTGttaaatttttttagtttttggcatacatttttttctttttgcttttctcTTTTGGAGcctaaaattaaagaagaaaagtgTTCTAGATAGCTATTTAAATTTTTTATATTGTTTTAAATCATTGATCATTGATGATCAAAAAATATAACTTAATAACTCCTCTTCATTTCgctctttttctaattttaatacaCATTTAAATAGAGAATAATAAGGGTTTATATTTTGGTCAGAAGATGTTGGTTATTTTTGATCCATCTATGTTACCatgattaattcagattttttttgttattagttCTAAAATTTAGAAATCTTTTTAGGACATATTGGGGTTGTTTACTTAGTTGCTTTTGGTGTTTTTATGAAACTGTTAAGTGATAAACCTTTGAAAGATTGGGATTTAGGGTTCTAAAATAAAGAATGATAATCTTTTATTATCAGAgttgtgtaaattttttttttggggggcatcaaaaaaaaaaattctgcttTAGGGCAAAAATTTCTCAGGAACGGCCCTGCTTATTTAGTACAAAATCTGATCGTGTTTCTACTTACTGTATTTTCAATCCCTTCACAAACAAGTACAAAATCTTACCTCCATTTGGTCTGTGTCCCAACTCTAGCGTTAGTTTAGCGTTCGATCCATTGAAGTCCCCATATTACAAAGTTATAGCTGCCTCGAGACACCATGTAGACCCTAAAAAATATGGAATTGAAATCTAAGATTCCAAAATATCCTCGTGGAGGTTCTTTGGATTTTATTCTACTACTCCGAAAAAAGTATGCATTGGAGATCTGGCATCTTCTGGAATGGTTCATTGTACTGGTGCAGCCTACAAGGGATTGTCGTTTACTTTGATGTTGATCGAGAATCAGTAGGGGAAGTGCCACTGCCAAGTTCTGTAAAAAAGTTAAATGCTAAAACATACAACATTGCTGAGTATCGAGGCCATTTGTATCTTATTGGGAGCAATCGTACTGTTCGTTGTCATAGCATATTTGAGATGGATGTTGCCGACTCTACTTGGATTTTTGTAGGCCAGGTTGATGTGAGTTTAAATCCATATGGCAGGTCTATATCTGGTTCTACATTTCTGCCTGAACGTGATGATATCGTATTCATTGTTCAGGGAGGAGAAGAAAACGAGTCAACAAAGGTTGTGCTGCTAGCAAAAAATTGTATGGTTGTCTCTTATTATGATCTAAAAGATAAGACATTCACCAAAATTTGTGACCTATCAGCACGTCACGAAATTTTCTTTTATGTCCAATCTTATCAAAATATTGAATCCTTAGCTTGTGTTTAGCCCGGTATCTCTCAATATACCAAGTACATAATCTATATGGTATTTACTTGGGAGGGTAGTTTTGTACAGTGAGGTTTATTTTACCTTAAGTCTCAAGGAGTTTGGTTTAGAATCTCATTTGTTTGATGATAAGTGATTTTTACATATATGTATGTCTGTTTATTCAAGTGGTAGTAAAGTATAAACCGATGGTGCGGACTGAAAGACTCTATAGTGGGGAAATGTATGGTGTTTCTTAGGTAAATATAATGCTTTTGTGATCAAGAATTTTCAGTGTCAACTATTAGATACCTGTTGATATGCTTCTACTATTTGAGTAGGTCCTTTTCTTTGGGCCATTCGCATCAGGTCTTTACTGTTGAAGGTGACATTAGTACTGGAAATACGAGAAAAGATATCAGCTGAACTGAGAAAATAGAGAACAGATATATAGTGTTGGAGGTATTTAATTAAGGACCAGGACCAGCATACCGAATACTGAACACATCAGGGTGGAGTGTCACTTGCTTTTGTCGCATACTTATATACTCAGAAATATTTTCCAGTGCTGAGATGATTCAAGATTGTTGGAAGTCCGAAATTCCGCATAAACtgcgcttttttttttttcaatttttctctTTGAAAGCTTGTAGTACCAGGGAAAATTGGTCTTGTCTTGCCAAGAATTGGTTCTAACAGTCTGCTAAgtggtcagtgaagatgatgctGCTTACTCTCAGGCCTCAACTCCAGTTTCATCAGTGCCAAAAAGACGCTACTCGCCTTGGATATTATACGAAGAGCTTCTCACTTCCATCATTCCAAGATAAAAGTAACATCGCATTCCCTCATTTGGTATCTAATGACTATTTTGTTGTATATTGCGATCATGTCTACACTTGCTCCACCAGTTTTCTTTTACTTTGATGAAGGTGTTCAGCAAAACATTGGGTTCAGGGTCATTGTGCCAAATATTATCCCTAACAGAGAGTGAAATTCTAGTATGGAAAAATTCGGTTCTCTCTTGTTATGACCTTAAAGCTACAACTTCAAGGGAACTATGGTATGGTGAAGGCTCACAACTTGCGATTCAATAGCCCTGTTTGGTTGAAAGATCTTGATGAAATAGTATTTGAGAAAATGTTATCTTGGATTGCTAGATTGAGGAATGAGTGTTTAATTTGAGTCGAAAAGTCTATAACATTGAAACTGGTATTATTCATAGTACTTAGTTTCATATCTTTAGTAGTTTACATTTCCAGATGGAGTAGGATTTGCTCTAAGCCTCAAGCAATTCATTTTTTTAGCATGTTTACAGGGATAACTCCTCTGCGGATTTCTTTAAGAAATAAAGGGTCCTTTCGCAGAGGGGACAGGTTCTGAAATCTAGTTCTAGACCTAGTCGCTTGACTAGGTTAGAGCTTCTTGTAACCCTGGTAGtggtagttgtttttttttttttttttgcgggaACTTGGGGTCTTTTCCTTTTTGTTGTTTGTGTTTCTTGTATATAGTAACTTTTTGGTTAGTAATGAGATGGTGGTTTTGTTTAGAAGTAACTTCATTCCCTAATGGTTTTTTATGTTCTTTACAAGATGACACTGTATAAGGCGTCTAAGCCCTTTGAGATGCTAGTTTTTCAACATAATTCCACTGCTGAAATTGAGTTCAACAATGTCAGAAGACCAAACGCAGGCACATTTTACAAAGATTTTCTTTGAAGCTTGTGGTACCAGGGAAGGTTGTTCTAGTCTTGAATGTGATTTGTGATCAGTTTAGTTGGTTGCTGTGTAATCACCCTACACTCCAGTTCCATCGGTTCCAGACGGACACTAGCCTTGAATGTCGAAATGTAAGAGCTTCTCAGTTCCAACTTCCAAGCCAAAAGAAATGTCAGAGAGTGCATTCTCTTATGCAGTCGAAAATTGGTTTAAATTGGTCCTAAAGCGGAACTTAAATTCCATCCCGTGAAGGCATGAACCTAAATCTGACTAGGAGTTCATTTGAGaaataggttggatccaaattttgAACTCTCTTTTATTTTGACTAATGAGATTTTGGAGCAGAATTAAGTGAAAATATGTTCTACTTCTAGTTGCCAAACATGCTGCAAAATTCGTCGATAAATAGCTTTTCGAAATCAACTAACAAGACTGAAACTAAAACGCTTTCCCAATTTAGCCCATTTTTAGACTAaagtaaaaaaagaataaatgtatcactttttttttgaaacaacacGGTACAAAACAATATGGGTTGTAAAAAAACATGACTAGGTTAGTCAACTCTAAGAACTTGACTAGAACCAATTGGGATTCGTCCAATTGGCCAGGATCCCGCTGTTgaatgataaaaaaataaaataataacttgaCTAGTAGAATTAACTCTAAAAATCAAGTAAGAAAACCGAAACTAAAAACTTTTTCGGTATGGCCTATTTTTagccaaaaataaaagaaaataaaaatatcatttttcatGAAACGATACGGAGGTCATTGGTACAAAACAATGTGGAGTAAAACTTGACCAGTAGAGTCAACTCTAAAAATCAAGAAGGCAGAACAAAATATTTACTGGGTCAAAATTTGGAGTGGCTCAACACTTTTCGGCCCATCATTTTGGTACTAAAGTCCTGAGCGTGAAACAAGTTTCACACATTTCAGTGACAGCCTCCTCTCTCCACTTTTTCTTCCTCTTGGGACGAAAACCCTAAAACCCAAAATCCATGGCGGACGCTGAAGGAGAAAgctcatcatcatcaaaaccttTGATCGTTAGAGTCAAGCGAAAGTCTTCACAATCTCCACTCGAAGCTCTCTGTAAGTAAAAACTTTTCTATTATCAACATtctgaaatccctaatttcttttCTACTGACATTTTTGTTCTTCAAATTTTAGGGTTAGAAATCAATGAAAGACCACTTAAAAGACCATTAGTGGACTTTGATAAACTCTCTATTACAACCGATTCATCCATCATAGGTcagaaatcaatcaatcaatcacacaatttaagggttttttttttcttttctgatttttgttttttttcagaGGTTGTAGAGAGAAAGAAAGTATTGGTAAAACATGTAGAGACAGTTGCTAGTTCAAAGGCTTCGATCCAAGTCTTGCAATCAATTGTGGTGGTTAGTGTTCTGTGAATTTCTTTGAGAAATcgtcttttttgagtgagaaattGTGATTTGGGGACTTGTAATTAAGCAATCGAGCTTCCTTTTTTGTTGTTATGAGCAGCCTGACTCTGATGACGCTGTTGATTTCAAAACTAAAGTTGAGGAACGAAGACAGACTTTTAAACAAGAGAATGTAAGTGGGTTTTGTTTTCTCAATTTGTTTGCAATTATGTGAGATTTTAGATTGTTTGTTGGTTCAGATTGTTTGAATTAAcatttgggatttttgtgttgGTGTCTGCAGAAGACAGATAGGTTGTTGTTGAGAGCTAGAGAAAAGCATGAGGTATGTTTTTCTAAAGAAACGGAGTTcagattttgttttgtttgttaatGTGATACTTGAATGGAGTATATTTACTTGGTAATGTTAGGACATGGCCAAAAATGCtcggtttgagcaaatatggaAGAGGAGAAAGGGAAAGGGCATACATGAAATGTGCAATATTTATGATGTTGTTCgtgttgatgaagaggaagaagtacCAAAGAAGGTGGAACAGACAGAGTATGTGATTCTGATCTGCCtttcttggttttttttttttttttatcactatGGATCTATCTTTTTGCCTTTGGGgaattttactaattatatttgtCGTATTGCAGAGACATGTCTTTGGAGGATAGTCAAATTTTGTGCAACTTTTTGCCTCTTCTTAGGGAGTATCTTCCGGAGGTTGCCTCAGAGATTCAATCTGATATGTACTCATACATTAACAACGGTGAAGGTGCTCCCCATATGATTCACTCTTCTTGTCCTGGCCACTCCTCATTTTATGTGATTGATGTTTGTTTTTCAATGTGGTCTATCTGACTAATAACTTGATTCATTGGACATAAATATGTTATAACTACATGATCCTTTAGCGTTATGCGAGCTACCCTAAAATCTTGATTGTCCAACTTATGAATTATTTGTTATGTGTCGCTTGTATGTGAAGCTATGATGGATGATTACGTTTATGACTTGTATGCTGTGAAGGACGAGATGAACAcagctgaagaagatgatgatctgGATGCATATCCCCTGTAAGAATTGCTGCTTATCATGCTCGAGTTTGAAATTTGAATGATAAAGGATTATCTTGTATTTAACCATGTATTATCTGGTTTAGAGTTCAAGTAGGTGAAGAGGATGATTACTATGATGGACCACAGGAATCTGAGTGGGATACCAGCGATTCAAATGGTATGTTCTGCTTATTTTGTTACCCTTCTTACTTTAATTTGGTGATGTATCCTCCATTGATCGCTAGACTAGGACCTTCTCTTTTCCATTATTTTGTATGTGTTTCTGTTCTGCTGAAGATAATTCCTCGAATGAATACCTCGACAAGGTTTCAGAATATAGACGTCAGATAGATAGTAGTGCTGCTTGCGAGGTTTTGGAGAGAGACAATGTATACAAAAGCATAGACTAGTACCTTCTCTTTTCTCATTATTTTATGTCTTTCACTGTTACTGCTGAACCGAATGAATACCTCGATGATATTTCGTCAGAACATAGACGTTGGATAGATAGTAGCTGGAAGGATAGATAGTAGCTGGAAGGATAGATAGTAGGTGCTACTTGCGAGGTGGTGGAGACAAAGAATGTATACAAAAACACTAACCATGGTTAAAACCGAGGTGTGGTAGCATATTTGTTTacattctctcttttctttactcCGCAAGTAACACCATTTATCTCCCGTACGAATTGCTGATTATTTCATTTAGCAGGACCCTGTCGGTGTTTTGACTTGAGCCTGTCTTTTCGATACTCTATGACTAATTTTCAGCCACTATACTACTATCTATCTAATACGTGTAGTATTATAAAAATTTGATTTAAGTATCAATAAAAATTATTAGAAAGGCTACAAAAAGACCTTCTGATAGCGTTAACAATTGATGCcaacagaaaaccctaaaaaatatttAATATGGCTTTATTTTGCAAGTGCAACAAAAGGAGGTAAATGTGACAAATGCTAAGATTTCCAAATTCATCTGTCGAACTGGACTAAGCACACTTTTAAAATATGTTCCACGCCAGACACATTTAAAGTGAACCTGGCAAAGCGCGAGTACTTTAAAAGTGTGCTTGACAACAAGTAATTTAGCAGATTCAGTTTAAAATTGAGCCTGGTGTGTGGTGAAGTCTGCCTAAAGTGCTAGTTGGTGTGAGAAGGGTTTCACATTCCCACCTAATTTATTTATtctatttcataaaaaaaatgaatttagTTTATAGTGACGCGACTATATTGGAGTTTCTCTTAGTGACTATTCACTCAAAAGCCATAACCCATAACGAAAGACAACTACATCTTGTCATTTTTTTTCGATCGATGCTGAATCAACCCAGTAGTAAGGTCAAAAATTATTACTAATATGTATATATAATGTAAATGCTATAGATCACCGTGATGGACTAAAGGAATCTCATTGGGATACCAGTGAtccaaatagttttttttttatattattttgtgCCTTTTCTTACTTGGATTTGGTGATCCTATCCACCATTGTTCGTCAAACCAGTATTCGCTCTTTTCTCATTAATTTTTGTATCTGTCTCTGTTCAGCTGAAGATAATCCACTGAATGAATACCCAGACGAGGAATCGTCCTCAGAAGAAGAAACTGAGGAAGAGGAAGACGAcgaggatgaagatgaggatgaggatgaggatgaggagGGTGTGACTTGTGTCAATGGCTTCAGAGAACTTGACGAGTTCGGTAAAACTAAGATCCTCCACAGTTCTGAAGAGGAGTActcgtatgaagatgaagatacagtagctgatgatgaagaggatgaagatgaagatagcTGGAAATGGAAACATCGCTGAGGCATTGCTTCAACAAGAACATCCTATCCACATGTTCAGATAACATTTTGAGGTCTGGGTCTATCAACTTTTGTGAATATTGTCTACTGGATAGAATTTCAGTGCTTAGACTCAGGCTTTTATAGTAAGTAGTGTCAGAACCAAGAACATATTACTAAACTCCGGCAATTAGCAAACTCTATTCCATCCTAAGTCTCTATTTTGCTGATGGatttttttgtttctaaattttTGACTGCACAAATTTGTGTTGAAGATTACAAAGGATGTCAGGATCTCGACTCTACTGAAGGTGTCACAAATTTACTGATTTTTTGGTAAAAATTCATGTGTCCGGATTTTCATTTCTTGTCCTTCGCTTCCTAATTACAAGATAATAATACCCAGACCCTCCCATAACTAGAAGAATGATCAATACATCAACTACCCCTCCCATGATCAGAAGCCATCTCTTTAAAACTGAGATTTTACCCTCGGCCCCAACAATTCCCTTGGGAACCTTAGCCCAGTAACTCAACATATTTACAGTcacctcttcttcttccatttgTTTTAAACCCCTGGCCAAACCATAATGAACACACCTCTGACGAGCATCTCCGGCATAAACTCCCTTATCGGAGTAAAGCAGAGCAACACAGGCACAATCATCAATGCACATACTCAGGCAAACTTCTTTTCTGACATTAAAAATTTGAGGGCTTTTCAGGATACTTCCAACACCTTTTATCTCAATCATCTCGACCGGTTCAGTTTTGCCACAGAACTCACCGGAAAATCCCACATTGCAATCAGATTGCTTTATGTTGGACTTCTCAGAAAACTGGATGCATGTGCAAGTATTGGACAGAGTACATATACTGTAAGGTCCACAGGCTACAGGGAAATCACATATTTCATTCATAGCTTTAAAGGAAGCTTCAAATTTTCTCTTTTGAAGTGAATAATGATACAATCCAAGATTCCCATTTGTTTCAGACAATGCTAGAAATCTcacaagtttttgttttcttgatgaaATCTGTGCAAATTTACGATGGTTTTGGTCGAAAAGCTTTAGTCCTGTTGAACCCAATTCGGCAGATACGATATTTCTGCCTTCTGTAGGACTGAATTCCCAATAAGAATACTTGAATTTACCTGAGTTCAAATACAATCCTATCCTGTTGTTCTGAATCTCAAAAGAGTAGAACATAGTTGAGTTGCCAGAGACAGAAGAAGTCAGTCGAGTCGAGAAGTTGAATTCTTGACCCCAGAGAATTACGTTCGTCGGGAACTCAAAACTCTGCCATTTTATACGGTCCATCGCATCCAGTAGAACAAGATTGCCTATACGCAGCAACTGTAATCTCTGCAAAAGCTGCAAACATCATGAACATGCAGTAACCACGCAAAATAGACGTTCTAAAACACAACCTTTAGAAAATTTACCTCTACGCCTTGCCCGGAAGTCCCACTAGTCCATCCAATTTGTCGCTCTGAACCCCTCAACAACAACACTCCACCTTCTGTAAACTCCAACATGCATTTATTCTGCGGATAAAATTTTGAAGCATGACCAGAATCCCAAACTTTGAACTCTCCAAGAAAAATCTGAAGTGAACACGAAAAACTACCATTAAAAGAAGCTTCAACACTCAATGCAACCTTAAAACTAGGTACTGTTATTTGCTCAGGCTCCATTAGGAAAGCTCTTCCTGTAAAACCCGCGTTATTATCTGATGGTATTGGAATTGTGACCTTATACCCAAGCGGAATATCAGATTTACAGTTACCCTTGTATGCAATGAAATGAAAACATATTGTAAAAAAAATCCAGTAATATTTGCTCATGTATGCCTGAGATCAAATTTCCGCCAAAAACTCGGAaactagttgttgttgttgtcagaTTTGTTCTGGTTTTACTGTGTTTTATTAAATCGAGTTCTAGTACTGACTTTAAGATGGAGTCATTGAGAAGTACTAAAATTATGAAATAGGATTGGAATGAAAATGTTTTTGTTGGTGTGACTATCTTATTATGATTGTGTTGGTGCAGTCCTACGCAAGCATGCACtagagaaataaagaaaagtgTCCATCAAAAAACATTTCATATCAATTTATAGGACCTCCCTTTATGATGGCTCCTTTTATGGTGGCCTGGAAACGTTCTAGATGACACAGATCTCACGAGTGGATGACGTTGATTTTTCGCAGATTACCGTGATTAATTAACAAATTTAAACTGCACAAGCACACGTCTATCCGGAAAATTTAATTCAACTTGTTGGAAGTGAGCAAGAATAGCAAACTATTTTTGTTACTAGAAAAATTAATTAGTAAATATCCCAACTGCAGAATGTGAATGACCTCGTAACTAGAACAATGTAATAAACTCCTACAAAATTTGCCTAACAATATGATCGAAGTTTGGTTGAGGCCTTCAGCGTGTACGGGACATGAGAAGATGCACATTTGGCCTTTTTCGCTTGAAAAGATCAAGAGAAAAATTATCGAAAAATGagtcatttgttcaaatatttttaaaacatgattctaatattggacgagtaaaaattaatatgggttcaccaaaaaaatagcaagaatgaaattggattcatcctggcttaaacttaaaaaagagcgagaaTGAAACTAAATGCatcttgatgtaaattaaaaataagaaaaaatatttgaaaatgggtaggacggctatttttacattctcgtctatttaaacagtatcaaattttacatgtctttttcactcagaaattgttgattttggtctttctaACCAATTTTGTTAAAAATTAATACAACTGTCTGTAAATAAATAGGAAAGCTTGTTGCACCCATTACACAAAGCTTGCACTCCTGGACGACACAACTTCGGGCAATCAACCACGCAAAGGGATTTCAGGTTTCTGGAGTAGAGGCCAATAGCTTGCCATAGCCTTCAAGTGTAACCCCATCCCCAAGACAAGATTTTAGCTGCAATAGCTTTTGGAGAGGACAAGTTTTTGAAACAGTCATAACTGCTTCGTAAATACTGAATCTCCTGATAAATCTAGTGATCGAAGCCCTCCTCCACTCGCACTGAAACATGATGTAATATTAAGCGCATGGAGATTATGACAGTTTTGTATTAGAAAACTTATTCCTGTATCAGTAATCCAATCACTGCCTTTGAGGTCCAATTCCTCTAAGGATGCACAATATTTTGCTAGGACTTGTAAACCCTCATCATGTATCAAGTCATGCTTCATAATGACATAAAGTCACCATACATAGAGTGTGGATTCGAAAACCACACTCGATGCGTGGCGCCATATGAGAGAAGGAATAACTTGACATCTCTAGAATTATGTACATAATATCTTAGCTTAGTTTCTTT
This genomic stretch from Papaver somniferum cultivar HN1 chromosome 5, ASM357369v1, whole genome shotgun sequence harbors:
- the LOC113283768 gene encoding RNA-directed DNA methylation 4-like isoform X2; this translates as MADAEGESSSSSKPLIVRVKRKSSQSPLEALWLEINERPLKRPLVDFDKLSITTDSSIIERKKVLVKHVETVASSKASIQVLQSIVVPDSDDAVDFKTKVEERRQTFKQENKTDRLLLRAREKHEDMAKNARFEQIWKRRKGKGIHEMCNIYDVVRVDEEEEVPKKVEQTEDMSLEDSQILCNFLPLLREYLPEVASEIQSDMYSYINNGEAMMDDYVYDLYAVKDEMNTAEEDDDLDAYPLVQVGEEDDYYDGPQESEWDTSDSNAEDNPLNEYPDEESSSEEETEEEEDDEDEDEDEDEDEEGVTCVNGFRELDEFGKTKILHSSEEEYSYEDEDTVADDEEDEDEDSWKWKHR
- the LOC113283768 gene encoding RNA-directed DNA methylation 4-like isoform X1 — translated: MADAEGESSSSSKPLIVRVKRKSSQSPLEALWLEINERPLKRPLVDFDKLSITTDSSIIEVVERKKVLVKHVETVASSKASIQVLQSIVVPDSDDAVDFKTKVEERRQTFKQENKTDRLLLRAREKHEDMAKNARFEQIWKRRKGKGIHEMCNIYDVVRVDEEEEVPKKVEQTEDMSLEDSQILCNFLPLLREYLPEVASEIQSDMYSYINNGEAMMDDYVYDLYAVKDEMNTAEEDDDLDAYPLVQVGEEDDYYDGPQESEWDTSDSNAEDNPLNEYPDEESSSEEETEEEEDDEDEDEDEDEDEEGVTCVNGFRELDEFGKTKILHSSEEEYSYEDEDTVADDEEDEDEDSWKWKHR
- the LOC113283767 gene encoding G-type lectin S-receptor-like serine/threonine-protein kinase SD2-5 isoform X2, with the protein product MSKYYWIFFTICFHFIAYKGNCKSDIPLGYKVTIPIPSDNNAGFTGRAFLMEPEQITVPSFKVALSVEASFNGSFSCSLQIFLGEFKVWDSGHASKFYPQNKCMLEFTEGGVLLLRGSERQIGWTSGTSGQGVERLQLLRIGNLVLLDAMDRIKWQSFEFPTNVILWGQEFNFSTRLTSSVSGNSTMFYSFEIQNNRIGLYLNSGKFKYSYWEFSPTEGRNIVSAELGSTGLKLFDQNHRKFAQISSRKQKLVRFLALSETNGNLGLYHYSLQKRKFEASFKAMNEICDFPVACGPYSICTLSNTCTCIQFSEKSNIKQSDCNVGFSGEFCGKTEPVEMIEIKGVGSILKSPQIFNVRKEVCLSMCIDDCACVALLYSDKGVYAGDARQRCVHYGLARGLKQMEEEEVTVNMLSYWAKVPKGIVGAEGKISVLKRWLLIMGGVVDVLIILLVMGGSGYYYLVIRKRRTRNENPDT
- the LOC113283767 gene encoding G-type lectin S-receptor-like serine/threonine-protein kinase SD2-5 isoform X1, with protein sequence MSKYYWIFFTICFHFIAYKGNCKSDIPLGYKVTIPIPSDNNAGFTGRAFLMEPEQITVPSFKVALSVEASFNGSFSCSLQIFLGEFKVWDSGHASKFYPQNKCMLEFTEGGVLLLRGSERQIGWTSGTSGQGVELLQRLQLLRIGNLVLLDAMDRIKWQSFEFPTNVILWGQEFNFSTRLTSSVSGNSTMFYSFEIQNNRIGLYLNSGKFKYSYWEFSPTEGRNIVSAELGSTGLKLFDQNHRKFAQISSRKQKLVRFLALSETNGNLGLYHYSLQKRKFEASFKAMNEICDFPVACGPYSICTLSNTCTCIQFSEKSNIKQSDCNVGFSGEFCGKTEPVEMIEIKGVGSILKSPQIFNVRKEVCLSMCIDDCACVALLYSDKGVYAGDARQRCVHYGLARGLKQMEEEEVTVNMLSYWAKVPKGIVGAEGKISVLKRWLLIMGGVVDVLIILLVMGGSGYYYLVIRKRRTRNENPDT